In Rhineura floridana isolate rRhiFlo1 chromosome 12, rRhiFlo1.hap2, whole genome shotgun sequence, a single window of DNA contains:
- the SC5D gene encoding lathosterol oxidase produces MDVVLTYADDSVLTPYIYPATWPEDEPFRQIISLFIITNLGGLVIYFLFGSLSYYFIFEHSLKKHPQFLENQVQREIKFTVKSLPWISVPTVAIFFAEVRGYSKLYDSIEDSPYGWFGVILSMLSFLFFTDMCIYWIHRFLHHKLLYKRLHKPHHLWKIPTPFASHAFHPVDGFLQSIPYHIYPFLFPLHKLTYLGLYIFVNVWTISIHDGDYRVPRALKEIINGSAHHTDHHLYFDYNYGQYFTLWDRIGGSYKNPTSFEGKGPHDYLKKVKESKLSSFRNGCGDERVLEGDSFKNE; encoded by the exons ATGGATGTTGTCCTGACGTATGCAGATGACTCTGTTTTGACGCCATATATTTATCCAGCAACATGGCCAGAAGATGAACCTTTTCGACAGATTATTAGCCTCTTTATCATAACAAACCTTGGTGGCCTTGTCATTTATTTTCTGTTTGGCAGTCTCAGCTACTACTTCATATTTGAGCACTCACTAAAGAAACATCCCCAGTTTTTAGAG AATCAGGTGCAGCGTGAGATCAAATTCACGGTCAAATCATTGCCATGGATCAGTGTCCCCACTGTTGCCATCTTCTTTGCTGAAGTCAGAGGCTACAGCAAGCTCTATGATAGCATTGAAGACTCTCCTTATG GTTGGTTTGGTGTTATCCTCAGCATGCTGTCTTTTCTCTTCTTCACTGATATGTGTATCTACTGGATTCATCGATTTCTCCATCATAAACTTTTATATAAG CGTTTGCACAAGCCCCATCACTTATGGAAGATTCCAACTCCCTTTGCCAGCCATGCTTTTCACCCGGTGGATGGCTTCCTTCAAAGTATCCCTTATCACATCtacccattcctttttcctctgcacAAGCTGACCTATTTGGGCCTTTACATCTTTGTCAATGTCTGGACAATCTCCATTCATGATGGAGACTATCGTGTTCCTCGTGCATTGAAGGAGATTATCAATGGTTCTGCCCACCACACCGATCACCACTTGTACTTTGATTACAACTACGGCCAGTATTTCACACTGTGGGATAGAATTGGGGGGTCATATAAAAACCCTACCTCTTTTGAAGGGAAAGGGCCCCATGATTATTTGAAAAAAGTCAAAGAAAGCAAATTAAGCAGTTTTAGAAATGGTTGTGGAGATGAAAGAGTGCTAGAAGGGGacagttttaaaaatgaatag